Genomic segment of Canis lupus dingo isolate Sandy chromosome 9, ASM325472v2, whole genome shotgun sequence:
tgtggggctggaactcgtgaccccaggatcaagagttgcatgctctaccaactgagccagccacgtgcccccTTACCCAATATTTTAGACTCAACAGAGCAAGGGCCGTCTGACCCAGGCAATCCCACAGAGCAGGGCCATTAAACCCAGAGAGACTGTCCCTTCTCTTAGAGCCCTAATCCTGGGAGTTTCCCTCAGAGGGTACCCAGGATGAAGCATCTTCTATGAATTGATGCCCTACCTTCCATCCCTCTCCCAGTGAAACAGATTCCAGGAAAGGCCCTTCTATGGGTGCCCTGCCCTGGCAGCTGCTTCCCATCTCTGAGTTCACACCATTAAGTATTTGGTTCTAGATAACAGCCGGGAGAAAGCCATGAAGTCATTCTAAGACCGTTGCTTTTCAGGTTTGTTTTCAGTAACAGAGCTCATTTGTTCATTGAAACCTCTAAGGAAGCCCAGTATATAAAGTGTCCTTGCTCTGCTCAGAGGGAGCTGGTGGCTTGGCTTCCATTTCACCTCCATAGGGACCCCTGAAGCACTTTTGTGCCCTTTCCGCGACCTCAGGTCTCCAGGGAACAGCTTGGAAACTGCTGGTTTAATCCTCATCATACCACCACAGAGAAACTGGGCCATAGAGAGGAGAGTCATTTGCTCAGGGTCAGACAGCTTGAAGTGGCAGGggatgggacttgaactcaggccTTCTGGcaccccacccagcctccccatGATGGCAGTGACCATCAGATCAGCTTTATGTGGCATTCGGTGCTGAGAATGTTGGGCCACCTCATTGTCTCTGGGGagagggtggtggtgatgggggtggagACCCATCAGCTTTCCCCAGCCTGCTGCTTTGATTTTTtgctgggggcaggagaggaatCTTATCAACCTGGGGAATGGATGGGGGAAGTATGGGGCTCTGGAAACCTATGATAGGGTCTGGTTTGGGTTGAAGGAGTGGGGGTTAGTGAGCTCTAGGTGAAATCCCCCTAGTATATTTGGAAAACTGGGGCAGTGACTAACCCAATCAACCGCTAATGAAGTGTTAATGATGATAGTGCCCAAGACAGCATTAATGACGTGCATTGAGGAAGCAATGACTAATTATTCATGGGCTCTCTGCCATGATTACTGGAAGAGTTCATGCCTCCTCATGCCTTATGAAGGATGGGTGCCTCCTGTCCCAATAGAGGAGCAAATGCCCTGAGGTCTGTCCTCTGGCTGGGCCATAGAGCCATTTGGCAGGCTGCCCATCCCCTAGAGCCAGCACCCACCTCCTTTAGCCAGACTGGGTGTCTTGGTGCCATCACTAACCTGCCTTGCTTTGTTGTGTCTTTCTCACCCCTGCCTGACCTGCATGGTGTGTGCTGTCCATCTGCTAACCAGGGACCCTACCTTGCTTCCGGGGACCAGTCGCTGGAGCGGGCCACCGGGGAGCACGCCAGCGTGCACGAGTACCCCGGGGAGCTGGGCCAGCCCCCAGGCCTTTACCCCAGCAGCCACCCACCAGGCCGGGTGGGCACCCTGCGGGCACTGTCTCGCCAAGACACGTTTGATGCCGACACCCCTGGCAACCGAAACTCTGCCTACACGGAGCTGGGAGACTCATGTGTGGACATGGAAACTGACCCCTCCGAGGGGCCAGGGCTTGGAGACCCTGCAGGGGGCAGCACCCCACCCGCCCGACAGGGATCCTGGGAGGATGAGGAAGAAGACTACGAAGAAGAGCTGACCGACAACCGGAACCGTGGCCGGAATAAGGCCCGCTACTGCGCAGAGGGCGGGGGTCCAGTTTTGGGGCGCAACAAGAATGAGCTGGAAGGCTGGGGGCGAGGTGTCTATATCCGctgagaagcagggtccacgcagtggggggaagggctctgagccctgggaggggagggaccAAGGGGCTCACCACCAGGGATGTATCTTTCCTCCAGGGGGCACTGTCTCCCTCTCAGATGCCTTTGCTCGATGTTGGGGGGTTTCTTTGGTGGTAGCATCCCAGCTCTTGGGATTCCCTTAAGCCTCAGCTGTAGGTTTTCACTTAACCTGCTGTGGATGGATCGGGGGATGCCCACCTTTCTGCAGTGTCCCTTTCTCACACGTCAGGGGGCGCTCTCCCCTCACTCCCAGAGAAAAGGTGCACTTCCTTAACTCTTTCTACTTGGGGCTCTAAATAAGGGTCCTAAATGGGGTAGCCCTTTCTTTTCCCCACCTGGAGTATTTGGGAAGGGTGAGGGGGCTTTTCCTGGAGAGGGAGACCACAGACTTTCCCATGAGGGCTCTCTTCCCCAAACCCCAGATCCAGGCTCCTTCACCATGCCTATCCCTCTCCCAGCTTTCTGGCAGCATTGTCTGGTGGGTGAAAGGTGTAGACTGGAAGCCCCATGGGGATTGTCTTGGGGAGCAGTCTGAATGGACAGCGGCAGGCATCAAATGGAGTGCCTGCTCTCTGGAGGTACTGCTACCCACCTCACCACTTTCATGCCTCGGCCTTCGCCTACCCCAGGAATGAGCTTTGCCTATGATGTCCCTTGCCTACTGCCATCAGAAGAGGGGGCCCCTCTGTgtctgagccccccaccccttttcACTTGGGTGTGGCACCCATGGAACACTCTCCGCCTCATTTTGAAACCAAAAAACTGCCCCTTCACTGTCACCGGGAGGCCCCGGGGGAGAGGCCCTGCGGGTTGGTGCCCAAGAGGCGATCAACACCCCGGGGGGTTGCCTTGGGACCTCGGATCTCCCCTGGGGGgcttggctgctgctgctgctctgtaTTTGCCTCTTGTGATCCCATCCTTTACCCCTGTCCACTTCCCCCAGGAGAGGCCTTggtccctcctctgcccacctccctcctgaGTGTTCCTCTGCCTAGCATCCTTACAGCccagcagccctgcccctccccagcacccagctgGGCCAGAGAGAGCCGACTGTGCCAACGAGGACTGGGCCCTGCCCAGCTGCCCGCCTCAGGGACGGGCACCTCATGCCCGTCTCGCCACCTCCTGTGCCAATGTTGTCCCACCCCCCgccgggggtggggtgcagcTTCCACTTACCGGTTAGAAGACACCACTGCCCAACCTTTCCCCCTCCCTGTCTGGTGTCCTGTGCCCCTacctgtctgtctgtccgtctgtACCCCCCTAGAAGTATTTTGCCACATATAAAACCGCCGTCCTGTCCTTTGCAGCCGCCTCCTGAGCCTGCTTCCTTGTTCCTGCCACCTGGTTGCCAGCCTGGGCATGTGGGAGCTGCCTACGTGTGGGGGAGTGTGAAGGGGTGGGTGCACAGAGAAGCTGGGTTCCAAGTTGTTTATTCAACAGGAGAAATAGTGCTTTGTTTTGCAGCTCTCTGATGCATTACGGTCAAGCTTGATGGGAGCTGTGTGGCCAGTTTCAGCTGCAGCTTCCCATTCAGCCCCAAGTCCTCCCCGTTTCCCCAGAGGTTAAGCCAGAAAAGATAGCCAACGTGGAGAAATGGGGTGTCAGAGGCATTATTCAGTGGGTGAGATCCAGACTCACTGGCACAATGTCTTAAAGACGTGTGCTTGTTTTTTGGCTCCTGTGGCCCCGCTCGTGCCTGATACCTCCTAAGAGAGTGGCTGAGCTCCTTCTGGCTCCTTCCATTGATGCCCCTGATAGCCAGCTTTATGGAACCCAAGAGGTCTACTAGGGGGATGGTCAGAGAATGTGGGATCCCTCAGCCCCAGCCTAAGAACATCAAGAGTGAGAAAGTCAGCCGGTGACTGTCAATTCCTGTCATCACTAGCTGGCAGGATGTGGACCCCTGGCAGTTGTCACTGTTGTCACCTCTATTGTGCCTCACAGGGCACTCAAACCATTACTCTCCTGGTTATTTCTGGGGTGGTGGACCTGGATGACTAGAGCTCCTGGGTCCCTCACCTGAATGCTTCTGCCAAAAAGGGTGtgggtgtggtgtggtgtgtaaAGGGCAACAGACATCTAGACCTTCCAGGTGAGGGGTTAGCGGACCCAAGAAAAGGAACTAGGTAGGCCCAAGGCCTCAGGCATTTGATGGCAAAGACTACTGGAATTGGAGTCCAGTCTCTGCCTCCCAGTCTAGCATTCTTAGCCCACTGCCTTTCAGTAGAATGAACCCTTTAATCCCGTGTTTACTAGttgagcatttattgagcacctaccacgTACTAGGCATAAGTCCAAAAGGCAGCCACAGACAACTTAGGACAGCACAGAGACCTCTCTTGCTGTGAGCAGCCCTGGGTCCTGCAGGAACCTGGAAGAAGGGGAATTCCCTTAACCTGAGGAGGCCAGgagaggcttcttggaggaggtgaggtTTGAGTGGAGTCTAGAAGGCTGGTTAGTAGTTAACCTGGGGGGAAGTGTTGAAGACAAAGGAAGCAGGTGACATGCATGGCATGTTCCTGGCACTTCACCAGCAAAGTGTGCTCTCCAGGTGGTGGTCCGAGAAGGGTCGGCAAGAGCAGATCACTGTCGTGTTGAGTTTGGGCTTTGTCCTGAAGCTGGTGTGCAGAGACTGAAGGATTGTAAGCAGCAATGGCAATGTTGCTTCAGTTGCGGTTGGAAGCACAGATTGGGAGGGCTTAGCCTGGACCCAGCTGAAATACTTTGGGTAAAAAATAAGGGGGGCTTCACTAGGCCACAGCTGTGGGATGGGAAAGGAGGCAGTGGCTGCCAGAAACATTGAGCAGTTAGAATCCAGAGCTTTTGGAGAGCAATTGGAGGCGGTCAGTCAGTGAGAGACAGGGAGGTGTCTGGGGGTGGCTGTGGGTGATGGTCTTCCTGGACACAGAGGAAGCAGGTGGAAAAACCAGGTTAGAGGCAGAAACAATGTCTAGCTTTTGGACACGGCGTGTTTATGGTGCCTGTGGGAGGACACCCAAGAGAAGAGCAGAAGACAGCTGGGTGCTTGGTCTGGAGAATCAGGGAACTGCAGAGAGCTCCACTGGGGGTGGAGTCTGATATTTGGAATCAAAGGCAGGGATTATTAACTTCAGATAAAGCTCAGTGAGGCTAAGCAACTTGTCCATAGTTACATGGCTATGGAGCAAGGACCTGAACTCCAGTCTTTGGGGTTCAGGTTCTGTGGTGCCTGTGAGCCTCGGGTCTCGTGCTAATGGCCCTGCTGCAGCATCTGCAAGGGGAGGAGGcttggggaggaagaagcaggtgtcTGAATATATGTTTGTCTCCTCTTCGTGTGCCTTCTGCCTGAAATTGCATTTGCCCGGAACTCGCAGGCGGGGGCATTTCTAGGTGGTTTGGAGATCTTGAGAGATGAAGCAAGAAGATTCTTGTCTTTTGGTAACCACAAGCCCTCAACTGATGTGCATTTAGCACGTTGGTGGTTGTCAGcatgtgaggattttttttttttttttttagattttatttattcatgagagacactgagagaggcagaggaagaagcaggctccccacggggtgcccaatgtgggacttgctcctgggaccctgggatcatgccctgagctgagggcagatgctcaaccactgagccacccaagtgtcccagcaTGTGAGGATTTCAACAACCTTGAAGTTGACTGGGATTAGGTCTGGAGAGGCTGGTACTACCATCAAAGCCACCTCAGGGAGTTGGGAACTGAGGCACCGGGGACCCCTCTTATCTGGGACCCCTCATCTCCTTCCTTGCCTAGTAGCTTCCGCCCAGCTTCTGAGCTGAGGTCTGAGAGGCCTCAGTCCTGGGTGTGACCTCTATAGCCCAGGAGGAATGGGTGTTCCAGCTGGTACCCTACAGAAAAATCTTGTCTTAGCTCCAATAATCACATCCTCAGAAAAATGTGCCTTGACTCCCTTCTAAATCAGGCCTTCCTACCTACTGTCTCTCAggggtttgttttggttttattttttgacgTGTATATTTCTCTCTCCCACTAGACCGTAGGCTCCAAAAGACCCAGACTGGGTCTGTTTTGTCTCCTTGGCCTATTTCCTAACTCCTGActcatatttgttaaataaatgaatgagtgccCCCTAAGACCCAGGCACCAGGCCTGGCAGCAGAGGCAGCTCTTGTCTATTTACTGAATATGTTCCAGAAAGCAGAATGTCACTTTCAATTCTGCAATTGGTGGTGATAgttcgggggaggggggggcaggatGCACTAGGGggttcctccccccaccccggaaACAGATGGTAAAAGTGCTTAAAATATTGCTGCTTCCCCAGCACCCTTCTGTGCCCCCACACTATCGCACCCGGCACTCCTTCCCTGGGCTGAAATGGGCTCTGGTAGACAATTCTTCTTCCCTCTAACTCCAAGCACCAAGGCGGTTGGGATGAGAATTCCTTATTTAGCCAActgttttccctcttctctccattcACTTCCCAGCCTTCCTCATTCCTCTTCAACTTGCGCTCacacttcttttttaatgttccaaACACCACTTCTCAGGCTATGGCATAACTCCTTGTACTTCTCCCCAATAGCAACAtgttcctactgtgtgccaggcactggaccAGGCCAGGAGTGTGCAGGGGAGAACACAAGTGAACAAGACATGAACCCCACCCTCCAGGCCTCACAGCTGATTGGCCAAAGCAGGCCAGTCTACAATCTCAGGGTAGAGCGAAGCCCCACCTGTCTGGAGAACCAGGCCAGGGCTTGGGGAAGTGGGTGGCTTTTATGGCAGGCAGTTAAAGGCTTTTAGGAATCCTTTCTGAAAAGGTGAAAGACATTCAGGTGGAGGAAACACGGAAGCAAAAGCACCATTGGAAGGAGCTGGACGTCTGTGGGTAAGGACCAGTAGCTGCAGAATGTGGAAGATCACGTGTAAAGGCAGGTGGGGCTGTTCACCAACTCTTGAATgtcaagggtgtgtgtgtggctgaTCTGAATCCAGTGGGCAATAGGGAACCATTGAAGGTTTGTGAGCTGTGGAGTGACAGACTGTGTTTTACAAAGGTGAATAGGGCTGTGCTGAGTCAGGGAGGCAGAAGCACGGAGATGAGTAGGTGTTGTTCCCTTGGTGGAGAGGAGCGCAGTAGGTGGGCCATGGCAGTGGGGCAGAAGGAGTTGATTGTTCCATGTGATAACTGGCTTCTCCTAAACTGCCCCTTCAGCCTGAGGTTGGTTTGccttttcacttctcttttcgttttctgtttttttcctagtttaagcaaagaaggaaattcaCAAGAgtcccctcctccagcctggcTCTCTCTTGGCTCATGTTCTCTTCTGCTGGCTCATGGCATCCGGTACTCCCTCTGTAGGGTCTCTAGTTGAGATCTCTCTTTTGGCTGGATCCCTACCTTCAGTTGCCCGTCCCCGGGGTCTGGGAGCTGTGCCTGAGCAGTCGGTTTGCCAATGAGTCATAGAAGCAGTACTGATTTATTCCTAGGAGTTGCCTGTCACCAAGGGACCTACCAGACGAAGGGAGACCCTGCCCTTCCCTAAGGGAACTCACCTTGAGTGAAGTGGCCTACAAGATCCATACTAGTGAAACCACTAGAGACCTGTTGAGGGTAGGAGCATTCTCTCAGTTCAGAGAGGATCAGTGAGCCGTCTACTCCGCACAGCTGGCAAGTGCAGAAGGTAGAGTTTTGCTTCAGTCTAGTGCCTCAGACATGACACTAGGAGAAGGGAGAGCTGGGCCCTGGGAGTGGGTCGTTGTGCTAGGCCTCCTTGATGGGGGGTAATGGGGTGGGAGCAGTTCACCCAGAGAACCTCTGGAGTTTTCTCCAAGCAAAGAGATGTGGAGTCTGGACCCCATTTTCCATGCACCTCCAGGCCTCTAGACAAATAGCCAGTTCGTTGTCATTGTGACATTCATAGCACTCGCGAGGGGCCAGGGTCCCAGGGGATTCCCAGGTTCCGCAGGTGACTCGCTGAGCTTCTGTGAACTTGCTCGGCCCTCCCCGGGGGCGGGGTTCCAAGCACCCTGGCTCGAGCGGGGTCCCCCCAGGGTCGCTGAGTCTTTCCCTTCTCTGGCCTGAGACGCACCATGGGACAACTGATCGCCAAGTTGATGGGCATCTTCGGGAACCAGGGTAAAGGGCGCACAGTGCGTTCAAGCGACCGCTTTCATCCGGCTGCCACCTGGGGCTCCCCGGATCTGGGGTTGGGGCGGATGCGCTGGGGGACCTCGGGCTCCGAGGGTCCTGCGTGGACATTCCTTGCAGACTCCGCGGTCTCCTCTGCCCCtcgcctgcccccctccccgtccACTCCTCGCCGGCTCCTCGCGGTGGCGCGCTTCGGGGCACCCCGGGGCGCAGGGCTGGGCGAGCCTCCGTCCTCCTGGCTGCAAGCTGCGGCCGGTTTCCTGCGATTGCGACCTCGTGCTCGGCTCTTCCTCCAGGGCCCCTTCTCTTGGCAAGCCCAGCGCGCCCCGGATCTTTCGGACAGCCGCTTTTCTGGAAATGTGGAGCGAGGGAGGCGGGGCGCAGCTCTCATTTCCACTGTCCGGGAGTAGCGCGGGCGTCCGGGGCCCCCGGGGAAGGAAACCTGTCCTGGTGGAGTTTTGTcggggaggggtgcagggcagCAGATGTGGTCCAGTGGGCAGAGGTCTCCTAGCTCTCTGGAAACACCCATCTCCTTCCTGGGAAGCCCGGTGGGGCACTCAGTCCCTTGGTCACTGAGTTTGGCCCTGACCCTGCCCTTCCGCCCTGGATGCCTCCAGAACACAAGGTTATCATCGTGGGACTGGACAATGCAGGAAAGACCACCATTCTCTACCAGTTGTAAGTGACTCTGatggaaggggtggggtggggggcgtcgGTTGGATGTTCCCACCAGACTGACAGACATTTGGACCAATCACTGGAGCCCTTCCCTGGGTTCCCTGGTTTTCCAGTAGCCAGGAGTAGTGATGGGGGTGGAAAGCTGGTGTGATCTTCCTGGCATAGAGGTCCTTCAGTTCTGTGGCCCCTCGCCTGGCATTCGAATCCTGTTCGGTATGGGCAACCCCAATACTCCCTGTCATCCACCCTACACCACCCCGGACCCTTTCCGACCCGGTTGCAGGCCAAGCTTTCAGAAACGGacttctcttcctgcctccctgctcttGGCTCCCTCTAGCGGCAGGTCCCTCCCTTCTGACTCCTGCACCCCACCTTTGCCTCTtaactttctccctttcttcaaaCCCAAAGGGGAGGGCCAGTTTTGAGTCTGGCTGAGCTCTGTAGCTCCCAATAGCAGAATCTGGCTGAGTAATTATCCATCGGAGTTTTTCTCAATATCCACTCTCTGGATGGCATCTCTCCCCCCTTGGAGCTTCCAGAAAGTGATGACTTAGGAAAATCTTctcctgaaaaagaaatatatgtaaatgtttattttaaaccaGAAAAGCAGAGAACATTGGACATTACAGGCACATACAGTGAAAAGTTTCCCGCCCACCCCCTGACGCCCAGGTCTCCCAGAGGCACTCCCTACATATAAATATGTGAGTGCTTTCCCTTTTAAAGAAAGCACCTCTCCAATAACCTTCGCTTGTATCCGCCTTCTTTTCCCAATCTTTTGCTACTCAAGCATGGTCCACAGACCAACAGCACTTGGCATCATCCAGAAGCTTGTAGGAAAGGCAGGACACTGGGCCCCAGCCTAGACTCACTAGatccaaatctgcattttaacaagactcCCAGGGGATTCAACTGCATTTGAAAGTTTGAGGACACTTGCTCTAATGTGACTCCCCTCTGGGGGGTGGGTTTCCACACCAGGCTAGGACTTGGTCTCACTCCTGCCTGCATTTCCCTGTGCCCAGAGCCTTGGCCAACCTTGGCCGAGTTGTTCTGAGTTAGAGGCAGCCTGAATCTCATGAGCATAGGGGTGAGGGGCCAGAGCTGGGAGCTGGGTGGGCTGAGCGTTTGGTGTCTTCTCCCCCATCCCAGCCTGATGAATGAAGTGATCCATACATCTCCCACCATCGGTAGCAACGTGGAGGAGATTGTTCTGCAAAAGACACACTTCCTCATGTGGGACATAGGGGGACAGGAGGCTCTGCGCTCTACCTGGAACTCATACTACTCCAACACGGAGGTGAGTGCAGCACTGGGGCCAGAGGGGCCTCAAGGGTAGCTGTGTGGCATGAGccaatcacttaacctctctgagccttggttctcCCACTATGTGAGGTAGAGACTCTAAGAGTGACTTCCCTGAACtgttgtgaatattaaataataaaacaatagctAATGCATATGTTTCAAGTACTTAACGCAGCACaatgttttgttaaaatttttgaatacCTCTTGGCAGCGTTGTCTGCTTGCTGGCAGCTTTCTGTGTGATGTGCTGCATGGAGtaggtcctgggtctccagggcagCAGTAGATTGCAGTGGTTTTCTTCCTAGAGTGAGATGGAGATTGAGTGTGAATTCCAGCACTGCCACTCACCACCTGTGTGTCCTAGAGCGAGATCTATCATCTTGCTGAATCCATCTCCTtataggtgttttatttttattttttttaagattttatttatttgagagagagatcactaGCAGGAGGAAGGTTGGAAGGAgaacagacttcccactaagcagggagcctgacacacgggacttgatcccaggaccctggtctTATggtgatgccaggaccctggtctcataacctgagctgaaggcagacacttaactgagggAGCCACACAGCCCCGCACCCCTGTCTCCTTATTTATAAATGGGGTTAACACTGGTCCCAGTTGCACAAGGTTGTGGTGGGACCTGAATGCAGTCATGAACACCCAGGGCTTAGCGTACATGATCTGAGTTGTTCTATGTTCCCCCACTGTCTGGATGGAAGAAGTAATTAACATGAGAGGTCAGGGATCACAGTGAGCTGGAGACCCTTTCATCTGAGAGAAAGCCCACCACTCACTCACAGTTCCCTTCTGCTGGCTAGTTCATCATCCTTGTGATTGACAGCACGGACCGGGACCGGCTGCTGACCACTCGAGAGGAGCTGCATAAGATGCTGGCCCATGAGGTAAGGCCCCTGAGGTTGGGAGAGAGCCTGGTGACTAGCCGTGTGACCTCAGCCTActcacttggcctctctgaggTTCCTTCCTGATCCCCCAGTGTCTGTGAGCTGCTACCCCAGCTAGTTTATCCTAGATGAAGGGCCATAATGCCCTCAGCACAGTTGATTGCAGAAGCCAGAACTGCTGGTTCAGGTGTGATCCCACTTCTCACCCACCCTGGGGCCCCCAGACAAGTCCCTTCACTTCTCTCAGTTTCCCCAAGTATAACATGGGGAGGATCACCAAATTCCTGCCTCATAGGACTGTTGTAAGGATCACATGAGCTGGTGGGGAGGCATTCCATGAGGTGTTGATGTTGGTGGATGTGGTTGCCCCATCCCGCTCCCACCTGGACATGGGCCTCTCTTGCAGAGACAGCAGAGGAGCTAGGGAGGACTCAtggggggaggcggagggaggcTAGGCCTGGTAGGCTGACCAGGGCTGGGCTCCTCTGTCCACAGGCTCTGCGAGACGCTTCCGTCCTGATCTTTGCCAACAAGCAGGATATGAAGAACTCCATGACCACCGTGGAGATCTCTCAATTCCTCACTCTTAGCGCCATCAAAGACCACCCATGGCACATACAGGGCTGCTGTGCCCTCACCGGGGAAGGGTTAGTGGCTGCCCCACCTGGACCTCCAGGGTCTGGCCCAACCAATGAACAGCTGACCATCAGAACCTTCTCCTGTTTCTCTCCTGTCAGAATCTGGCTCACTGTTAGCTCCTGGGCCAAGTCAGTTGAGCACTCACTTAACAGCTGAGGTGCTGTGGGTAAGCGGTGAGCGAGATAGCGTGGCTGCTCTCAGGAGGCTTATTCTAGTAGGGGGAGAGTCACCTCTCTCTAAGCACAAACATTTTAGGTACTGAGAGGTGCCATGAAGGAAGTGAGATTGGATTAAAAGTGATAGATGGGGCAGGATTGGGTCTGATTTAGCCCTGGTGGTCAAGGACAACCTCTATTAGGAGGTGACCTTTGGGCCAAGACCAGAATGGAGAGGAGCGGTCATGGGAAGACCTGAAGGACAAGTCTTCCAGACAGAAGTCACTGATTCTTTCCAACcttgagttttctcatctgtaaggaggaagATGATTATCCTACTCCCTCTTCGAGTTTCTGTAGAGAGCAAATGgtatcatttattcaacatgtaTCAAGCACCAAATTTGTGCTAAGAACTTTTCTAGGCACTGGAGAAACAgcagcaaacaaaacacaaacctccctgccctcatggagcttactcGCCAGTGGGAGGGAGCAGACAATAAACAATTAAGAAGAATTGATAGCAAGTTAAAAAGTGGTGAGGCTTGGAAAAGATCCAGTAGGAAAGGGAGATTGAAAGTATGTGGACAAATGTTGCAATTTTAGATAAGGTACCAGGAAGGGGCCACCAAGAAAGTAGCTGCTGAAGGACGTGATGGAATGAGGTCACGAGGTCACGATCACGTAGAAAGAGCTTCGAATcaggcctggaaaaaaaaaaaaatctctttcctcttctctctcaagtGGGATCACAGCAGGCTGGGGACCTAGGTGTCTGGAGACTTTAGGCAGGTCTGCCCAAGGACCCACAcatttcttgtagtgtccttgcCATTCCCTGCCCCAACCCATATCCATCTCCTCTGCTAGACTGTAAGCCCCAGAGGGTATGTCTGTGTTTTCACCAGTAACCCCAGCTCCTAGCATAGGACCTGATGCATAGTGGGTACTCAGTCGGTTTATATTTGTTGATTGGGAGATTGGGTGAAACTTTGGTGGTCCCCTCAATCAGCTCTGAGTTGGGGCTGGGGCCTTGGAGGCTGTCATCCTCACAGGATATATTGATCCTTGCCGTGTTCCCTCCTCTctgcaggctgcctgcggggctCCAGTGGATGCACTCTCAGGCCACCGCCAACTGATGTCCTGACCTGAGGCTAACCAAAAACTTTGGGGGTTTTGCTTGGCCTTCATGGGTGGAAAACCCAAGTGACTATTATTTTTCTACGATTCTCTGATGGCCACTGGGACAGCAATGGATAGTGAGATTGCCACAGTCCAACCAACCCTGCCACTGAGTGGCTAGGCTGCCCACCCTGAATTGCTGCAGATGGGACAGCAGAAGAGCTGCCCTTCACTCAGTGGAAGCAGGTGTCCTTGGAGGCACAGGCAAGCTGTTGGGCACATCAAGGGATCGGGAAGTGGAGCCCCATCCCCTCAGCCCACAACCCCAAGGAAAAAAATGGGTGACAGAGTTAAGAGACCCCTGGAATTGGTCTTTATTTCCTAGGACCACCCCCTGCCATCCCTTGATTCCTGCCCCAGCTTTCTGGCCCCTTAGCCATCTTTGAGCAAAGGAGATTCCAGAAAGGTGAAAGGACAGGctcaggggaaggaggggagagccAAACACtggtgggaagggagaaggagaagaatgggACATCCCAGGCGGAATAGTCCCTTGCACTGTGGGGAGTTCCACTCTTCCTTGCCTTTCTGTTCCCTCTGAGGTGCTGGCTCTGACCACAGCTTTTGAGTGGTGAGCCGTCCCATCCTAGGCCCTCCAGTCCTTCCAGTGTGAATCTCACGCCTCCCAAATGTCTTCAATTTCCACAGTGTGCCTGTCTCGATGGtcttttgt
This window contains:
- the ARL5C gene encoding putative ADP-ribosylation factor-like protein 5C translates to MGQLIAKLMGIFGNQEHKVIIVGLDNAGKTTILYQFLMNEVIHTSPTIGSNVEEIVLQKTHFLMWDIGGQEALRSTWNSYYSNTEFIILVIDSTDRDRLLTTREELHKMLAHEALRDASVLIFANKQDMKNSMTTVEISQFLTLSAIKDHPWHIQGCCALTGEGLPAGLQWMHSQATAN